The Chloroflexota bacterium genome window below encodes:
- a CDS encoding helix-turn-helix transcriptional regulator: MVVARRARLSQATVSRIERGVATASVDDLAGLAGVVGLDLVMQLYPGGSPIRDAAHVRVMGRLKAILPTAFRLAAEVPIPIPGDQRAVDAVLVDPQLRVGFELESRLLDVQALIRRVALKQRDAGLARMVLVFPDTPANRAAASTARATLSAAFPAGHRSVLAALRVGQLPPANGMLWV; the protein is encoded by the coding sequence ATCGTCGTCGCGCGGCGGGCGCGACTCTCCCAAGCGACGGTCAGCAGAATCGAGCGAGGGGTGGCGACTGCATCGGTCGATGATCTGGCTGGGCTTGCCGGCGTGGTCGGCCTGGATCTCGTTATGCAGCTCTATCCGGGTGGGTCGCCGATCCGCGACGCAGCGCATGTGCGGGTGATGGGACGCCTGAAGGCAATACTGCCGACGGCATTTCGGCTCGCAGCTGAGGTTCCTATCCCGATTCCCGGGGATCAACGCGCCGTCGATGCAGTCCTCGTCGATCCGCAGCTGAGGGTCGGATTCGAACTGGAGAGCCGTCTCCTCGACGTGCAAGCCCTGATCCGCCGCGTGGCGCTGAAACAACGAGACGCGGGGCTTGCCCGCATGGTGCTGGTATTTCCTGATACACCGGCCAACCGCGCGGCCGCATCCACCGCGCGAGCGACTCTCAGTGCGGCATTCCCTGCGGGCCACCGCTCGGTGCTCGCGGCCCTGCGAGTCGGCCAGCTACCGCCGGCCAATGGCATGCTCTGGGTCTAA